Proteins from one Podospora pseudocomata strain CBS 415.72m chromosome 4, whole genome shotgun sequence genomic window:
- a CDS encoding hypothetical protein (EggNog:ENOG503P93Z), whose translation MAREGTRSSTGNSKPRVFQTVDTAPAVKRTTKPKAAKGETKGAKPTGVTKKKAAPKKETVAKKAKAAVKKAAPKKIAEKAEKTEKADKPEKAEKAEKAEKVEKVEKAEKPKTTTKKKEAAAAK comes from the exons ATGGCTCGTGAAGGAACCCGTTCGTCCACCGGCAACTCCAAGCCGCGTGTCTTTCAGACTGTCGACACCGCTCCTGCCGTGAAGAGgaccaccaagcccaaggctgCGAAGGGGGAGACCAAGGGCGCCAAACCCACCGGTGtaaccaagaagaaggccgcccCCAAGAAGGAGACCGTTGCGAAGAAG gccaaggctgctgtcaagaaggCCGCGCCCAAGAAGATAgccgagaaggccgagaagacGGAGAAGGCCGACAAGCCCgagaaggctgagaaggctgaaaaggccgagaaggtTGAGAAGGTCGAGAAAGCTGAGAAG CCCAAGACAAcaaccaagaagaaggaggctgctgctgccaaatAA
- a CDS encoding hypothetical protein (EggNog:ENOG503P9D9), translated as MASTPNQSSAFLSGHRRARTRQLIKKPFKKIFIRSILLSAFTQQQPPPSPPPSTSFASSSSHQHRDPTPPPHPRSSPHSRPTSRRSSSTTTTTSSQLIWRLSDDTLSCSSLQLAAHFNTTTRLSDSCTIPLSPYLYQEQQQNIITPSNDSHLSSFSTPHHHHYYYSTEHFHTNNHFYVTTMSGSRSSSLPPTPSGSMPIEQTPAFQKLLPVERARAFIHSVVFEEDEELSEEERAHITIKCEKTWTDLLKLGNLDEKEGTEECQKLVRAPVIGERICHKLWKRLAAISRKGGYTNEASGFEAMRKNLVVEGKARREEKKREKEERRKEREGRKGMEGLLDSLKLSPRRKDKEGSGERDEGEGGGEQEGEEGFWQAPETYTPRIAPPEMEAKDTPCPPGLLGLLEGDDDEMARWDQAAYHGRVGVPNRKIEETVGGDEEEEAVKNAEDKNKRKAAEAKEGSRSCRPKLTRSKSWIGKIASMGEKVSYGLGVAGPAGSKGPKDDRSRKKSI; from the coding sequence ATGGCTTCTACTCCAAACCAAAGCTCGGCTTTTCTGTCAGGCCACAGAAGAGCACGAACCAGACAGCTTATCAAGAAGCCTTTCAAGAAAATATTCATAAGGTCAATTCTGTTATCTGCGTTtacccagcagcaaccaccaccatcaccaccaccgagcaCATCTTTtgcatcttcatcctcccatcaacaccgagatccgactcctcctcctcaccctcggtCGTCGCCTCACTCTCGACCCACCAGCCGACgatcttcctccaccaccaccaccaccagcagccaacTTATCTGGAGACTCTCTGACGACACCCTCTCTTGTTCCAGCCTACAGCTAGCAGCACATttcaacacaaccacccGGCTATCCGACTCTTGCACCATTCCACTCTCGCCTTACCTTTaccaagaacaacaacagaatATCATCACGCCCTCCAACGACAGCCACCTaagctccttctccacacctcaccaccaccactactacTACTCCACCGAGCATttccacaccaacaaccacttcTACGTCACCACCATGTCTGGCAGCAGATCCTCGTcccttcccccaaccccctcggGTTCCATGCCCATTGAACAGACACCCGCCTTCCAGAAACTTCTCCCCGTCGAGCGCGCACGAGCATTCATCCACTCTGTCGTGtttgaagaagacgaagagctgtccgaggaagagagggcgcacatcaccatcaagtGCGAAAAGACATGGACGGACCTGCTGAAGCTGGGGAATttggacgagaaggaggggacaGAGGAGTGTCAGAAGTTGGTGCGCGCGCCGGTGATTGGGGAGAGGATTTGTCACAAGTTGTGGAAGAGGCTGGCGGCGATttcgaggaagggggggtacACGAATGAGGCGTCTGGTTTTGAGGCGATGAGGAAgaatttggtggtggagggcaaGGCGAggcgggaggagaagaagagggagaaggaggagagaaggaaggagagagagggaaggaaggggatggaggggttgttggattCGTTGAAGCTGagcccgaggaggaaggataAGGAGGGGAGCGGGGAGCgggatgaaggggaggggggtggagagcaggagggagaggagggtttttgGCAGGCTCCTGAAACGTATACACCAAGGATTGCGCCGCCCGAGATGGAGGCGAAGGACACGCCTTGTCCGcctgggttgttgggtttgttggagggggatgatgatgagatggccAGATGGGATCAGGCTGCCTATCATGGGAGGGTAGGGGTGCCGAACCGAAAGATTGAGGAAactgttgggggggatgaggaggaagaggctgtcaagaacGCTGAGGATAAGAATAAGCGgaaggcggccgaggcgaAGGAGGGGAGCAGGTCTTGTCGGCCAAAGCTTACTAGGAGCAAGAGCTGGATTGGGAAGATAGCTAGcatgggggagaaggtttcttatgggttgggggttgcaGGGCCTGCTGGGTCTAAAGGTCCGAAGGATGATAGGAGTAGGAAGAAGTCTATCTGA
- a CDS encoding hypothetical protein (EggNog:ENOG503P40X; COG:K), whose translation MSQPTEHKSWTKTVITTSSKSLTFTVSTDPTLISLDALSSAFNSDFIYWSKPLTHAHLQTLVQNSLCLGLYDEEKELIGFGRLITDRLTFAYLTDVYVLPSHQGKGLARFMMSCLDEIVSEWDEHLRRLLLFTRDEEAAKLYKHTLGAQDVRETGTGKLICMERVGGGNTFQAPDH comes from the exons ATGTCTCAACCAACTGAGCACAAATCATGGACAAAGACTGTCATCACCACAAGCAGCAAGAGCCTCACATTCACAGTCTCCACCGATCCcaccctcatctccctcgacGCCCTCTCCTCAGCCTTCAACTCAGACTTCATCTACTGGTCCAAACCCCTCACCCACGCCCATCTCCAGACTCTAGTCCAAAACTCACTTTGCCTCGGTCTCTATGATG aagaaaaagaactaATAGGCTTCGGCCGCCTGATAACCGACCGACTCACCTTCGCCTACCTCACAGACGTCTacgtcctcccctcccaccaaggCAAAGGACTGGCCAGATTCATGATGTCCTGTCTGGACGAGATAGTCTCCGAATGGGACGAGCACCTGAGACGCTTACTCCTCTTTACCCGAGACGAGGAAGCTGCCAAGCTCTACAAACACACCCTCGGGGCACAAGACGTGAGGGAGACCGGCACAGGAAAGCTAATCTGCATGGAGAGAGTCGGTGGCGGAAACACCTTCCAGGCACCAGATCACTGA
- the TRM7 gene encoding tRNA (uridine-2'-O-)-methyltransferase trm7 (COG:D; EggNog:ENOG503NVWX), with translation MGKSSKDKRDAYYRLAKEQGWRARSAFKLLQLDEEFNLFENVTRVVDLCAAPGSWSQVLSRVLIKNEKFGRCAWEDREAQFRQRMLNLIPSASSQDDSQQETKQDVEMANTQDETTARPDVKIVSIDLQPISPLPGVITLRADITHPATVPLLLKALDPSYDPETSTNQQAQHPVDLVISDGAPDVTGLHDLDIYVQSQLLFAALNLALCVLKPGGKFVAKIFRGRNVDLLYAQLKVFFEKVHVAKPRSSRASSVEAFIVCINFQPPEGFKASLEEPLGVGSRLAELQEQQQDPISQSEPSKADDDGITEVILEDLSGSDNKNRWIAPFIACGDLSAFDSDASYKLAAGHVSLPPVQPPTAPPYKRAIELRRQNGGAYGKPVVAK, from the exons ATGGGAAAATCGTCAAAAGACAAGCGCGACGCCTACTACCGGCTCGCCAAAGAACAAGGCTGGCGCGCCAGAAGTGCtttcaagctcctccagtTGGATGAGG AATTCAACCTCTTCGAAAATGTCACCAGAGTTGTAGACCTGTGTGCTGCCCCGGGCAGTTGGTCTCAAGTTCTCTCCAGAGTCCTGATCAAAAATGAAAAATTCGGCCGCTGTGCCTGGGAAGACCGTGAAGCCCAGTTCCGTCAGAGGATGCTCAACTTAATCCCATCAGCGTCCTCCCAAGACGACAGCCAGCAAGAAACGAAGCAAGACGTTGAAATGGCCAACACACAAGATGAAACCACCGCCAGGCCAGACGTCAAGATCGTCTCCATCGATCTCCAGCCCATCAGCCCCCTCCCGGGCGTCATCACCCTCCGAGCCGacatcacccaccccgccaccgtcccccttctcctcaaagCGCTGGACCCATCTTACGACCCCGAAAcatccaccaaccaacaAGCCCAACACCCAGTCGACCTCGTCATCAGCGACGGTGCTCCTGATGTCACCGGTCTACACGACCTCGACATCTACGTCCAATCCCAgctcctcttcgccgccctcaacctcgccctctgcGTGTTAAAACCAGGCGGAAAGTTTGTCGCCAAAATTTTCCGCGGCCGCAACGTGGACCTCCTCTACGCCCAGCTCAAGGTCTTCTTCGAGAAAGTCCACGTGGCCAAGCCAAGGTCTTCCCGTGCGAGCAGTGTGGAGGCGTTCATCGTCTGCATCAACTTTCAGCCGCCAGAGGGTTTCAAGGCCAGCCTGGAGGAGCCCTTGGGCGTGGGTAGCCGGCTGGCTGAGTTGCAAGAGCAACAGCAAGACCCCATCTCGCAGTCTGAGCCATCAAAagcggatgatgatggtatcACTGAGGTTATCCTCGAGGACCTTTCCGGAAGCGATAACAAGAACAGATGGATAGCCCCTTTCATCGCCTGCGGTGACCTTTCGGCTTTCGATTCTGATGCCTCTTATAAGCTCGCAGCCGGTCACGTTTCTCTGCCTCCTGTGCAACCACCTACTGCGCCGCCTTACAAACGGGCTATTGAGTTGAGGAGGCAGAATGGAGGTGCCTATGGGAAGCCGGTAGTTGCCAAATAG
- a CDS encoding hypothetical protein (COG:U; COG:Z; EggNog:ENOG503P54S), protein MSSKRHSILPAVSAGPKPPVQFSSSITIAESALLTGTNLITISSESVIHPRAKLDSLAGRITIGRRCVVHERTMIGAIGTSGKVTEQAVTLGDYVTVEVAASIEAGNTIIGEGTTVGVGSKVGAGAVIGKHCTLTPHTEVPAGEVIPDFTVIYSNGMRRIDKRGVADLKNKGQARQIDVLRRMIPTNPAKFA, encoded by the exons ATGTCTTCCAAACGCCactccatcctccccgccgtcTCAGCAGGCCCTAAACCACCAGTCcaattctcctcctccatcaccatcgccgaatcggccctcctcaccggtacaaacctcatcaccatctcttccGAGTCCGTCATCCACCCCCGCGCCAAACTCGACTCCCTCGCCGGGCGCATCACCATTGGCCGTCGCTGTGTGGTTCACGAGCGCACCATGATCGGTGCCATCGGAACATCGGGCAAAGTAACCGAACAAGCCGTGACCCTCGGAGACTACGTGACCGTCGAAGTGGCCGCCTCCATCGAAGCTGGTAATACCATCATCGGGGAGGGAACCACAGTTGGAGTTGGCTCAAAAGTTGGGGCGGGCGCGGTAATAGGAAAG CATTGCACCCTAACCCCCCATACCGAAGTCCCAGCCGGCGAGGTCATCCCCGATTTCACAGTCATCTATTCCAACGGAATGAGGAGGATAGACAAGCGAGGGGTGGCAGACCTGAAGAACAAGGGGCAGGCGAGGCAGATTGAtgtgctgaggaggatgatacCCACTAATCCGGCCAAATTTGCCTGA
- a CDS encoding hypothetical protein (COG:D; COG:P; EggNog:ENOG503NVM9), which yields MSEAYPSTPSPSPYYTSRRLGHHHHLDDTPIIADLNPRPRSLHLLVASNGPRDVAYAQTIAVRLSKETQITTRAIVDDLTHRLAQEIMVHQNKPASLATNEQQASELIEWADLLVLAPIDADTLAKMMVGIADNLLLQVLRGWDASKRVLMVPGMTKQMWESPVTRRQMGKLHRKWGWVRVLPPVLWSYAGDGSGKRVVEWEGFNELLGIIKNQADLLKVGFNVDVGGGSLPVVVVKKGKQKKARSQLPPELWSMIFEFLGDWELATSLGVYTTLEVPTGEGWRREPRDKGDLVGVFMHELEWTLLGADTEEICRKLAKAPAGFCDLSALAVHLIFKFSLTGVLTWIEGNSPHFFKCFDGKTIPTKASAYYGRTDILEWWRKSPSFLEKQYDCEAVDKASMRGFVHVLEWWRRSGLPLKYSEAAFEGASSKGHIHVLEWWREASLQNSAVALKPGKALLGAAQWGMVEVIRWWEESGIPAGHHEAVCKMASRWGQVEVLECWRRLRGDDKLEFDNQILMEATYHAHIHVLEWWRKYAHGELPGMNGKKGRRVEYKTMDVEEALEDSLGDQTKVRRWWAENGLNLGLGTTEWMKIKAL from the coding sequence ATGTCCGAAGcctacccctccaccccctccccgtccccttACTACACCTCCCGCCGCTTgggacatcaccaccacctcgacgacacccccatcatcgcagacctcaacccccgcccccgctcCCTCCACCTGCTCGTCGCCTCCAACGGCCCCCGCGATGTGGCCTACGCCCAGACCATCGCCGTCCGGCTCTCCAAAGAAACGCAAATCACCACTCGCGCCATCGTCGACGATTTGACGCATCGGTTGGCGCAGGAGATCATGGTtcaccaaaacaaacccgCCTCCCTTGCCACGAATGAGCAGCAAGCTTCGGAACTGATCGAATGGGCGGATTTGCTGGTGTTGGCACCGATAGATGCTGATACACTGgcgaagatgatggtggggattgCGGACAATTTATTGCTGCAGGTGCTGAGGGGGTGGGACGCGAGCAAGAGGGTGCTGATGGTGCCCGGGATGACGAAGCAGATGTGGGAGAGCCCGGTTACGAGGCGGCAGATGGGGAAGCTGCATCGGaagtgggggtgggtgagggtgcTGCCGCCGGTGTTGTGGTCGTATGCCGGGGATGGaagtgggaagagggtggtggagtgggaggggtttAACGAGCTGCTTGGGATCATCAAGAACCAGGCGgatttgttgaaggtgggGTTTAATGTTGACGTTGGGGGTGGTAgtttgccggtggtggtggtgaagaaggggaaacaGAAGAAGGCAAGGAGCCAGCTTCCTCCGGAGCTGTGGAGTATGATTTTTGAGTTTTTGGGGGATTGGGAGTTGGCGACGAGTTTGGGGGTTTATACTACCCTCGAGGTGCCcacgggggaggggtggaggagggagccgAGGGATAAGGGGGATCTGGTGGGCGTTTTTATGCATGAGTTGGAGTGGACGCTTCTGGGCGCGGATACGGAGGAGATCTGTAGGAAGCTGGCAAAGGCTCCGGCGGGGTTTTGTGATTTGAGCGCGTTGGCTGTGCACCTCATCTTCAAGTTTTCCTTGACGGGGGTCTTGACTTGGATCGAGGGGAATTCACCTCATTTCTTCAAGTGTTTTGACGGAAAGACGATACCGACAAAGGCGTCGGCTTACTATGGGAGGACGGATATTTtggagtggtggaggaagagcccGAGCTTTTTGGAGAAGCAGTATGATTGTGAGGCGGTGGATAAGGCGTCGATGAGGGGGTTCGTGCACGTGCtggagtggtggaggaggagcgggctACCGCTCAAGTACAGCGAGGCTGCGTTTGAGGGGGCGAGTTCGAAGGGGCACATTCATGTTTTggagtggtggagggaggcgagCTTGCAGAACTCGGCCGTGGCGCTGAAGCCGGGGAAGGCGTTGCTGGGGGCGGCGCAgtgggggatggtggaggtgattaggtggtgggaggagagcgGTATACCGGCGGGACATCACGAAGCGGTTTGCAAGATGGCGAGTCGGTGGGGGCaggtggaggtgctggagtgTTGGAGGCGGCTGAGGGGGGATGACAAGCTGGAGTTTGATAATCAGATCTTGATGGAGGCGACCTATCATGCGCATATTCATGTGCtggagtggtggaggaagtaTGCTCATGGGGAGCTGCCGGGGATGAATGGGAAGAAGGGCAGGAGGGTGGAATACAAGACCATGGATGTGGAAGAGGCGCTGGAAGATTCTCTTGGCGACCAGACAAAGGTCAGGAGATGGTGGGCGGAGAACGGGTTGAACTTGGGCCTGGGTACTACGGAGTGGATGAAGATTAAGGCTCTTTGA
- the MAK5 gene encoding ATP-dependent RNA helicase (COG:A; EggNog:ENOG503NUN6), which yields MAFDKKRKHSGEQAQAKRSQSKGGPKRQKTQNTEKHFVPVDELPWQTVEVPEMFDDAEGFYGLEEIQGVDVVREGDVIKFVAAVPKGKAGKKKDDKKAEDQKMEDNEDEFEGFDDTPEEESTPVETKAGDQKKEPKTKKKDAKDQKKEPKEAKKDGKKDAKKQKKPAPQPTEDPELESNLFTSLDTLPDIEPEEDVDTSEWAPLELSPDLVAAIGNLRFGKPTPIQARAIPEIINGHDVIGKASTGSGKTLAFGIPIVEKWLAKQAEGKEDEKKHPIAMILSPTRELAHQISDHLKKLCDGLTESPYICSVTGGLAIQKQLRQLEKADIIIGTPGRLWEVISTEIAVMNSIRQIDFLVVDEADRLLKDGQFKEAEDIIKALDRTRPGEEAEEDSDSDEEPTPKHNRQTLVFSATFNKALQQKLAGKARYNLMGEAESLEHLLKKLNFREAKPKFIDANPVSQMADKLKEGLIHCGDLEKDLYLYAVLLLQPTRRALVFTNAINTVRRLTPFLQNLGLPAISLHSDMEQKARLRSLEKFKADPPKNANPGSSVQAPILVATDVAARGLDIPNVDLVIHYHVPRSADDYVHRSGRTARATQSGVSIMLCGPKEDIPTQRLITKVHASTAASSGKPKKDLLGVQTIDIDRRLVSHLKPRVTLSKKITETTIAKEKGAKEDDWLKNAAEELGIELDEDEFEKVGSWKGKGSGKKQQEKQARAVGKQEVQKWRWELKELLKRRVNTGVSEKYLNGVDVEGLLRGVRSEFLGQVEGLGL from the exons ATGGCGttcgacaagaagagaaagcaCTCCGGCGAGCAGGCGCAGGCCAAGCGCTCGCAATCAAAAGGCGGCCCAAAACGCCAAAAGACGCAAAATACGGAGAAACACTTTGTCCCCGTCGATGAGTTGCCATGGCAGACTGTCGAAGTTCCTGAGATGTTTGATGACGCCGAAGGTTTTTACGGCCTGGAGGAAATCCAGGGTGTTGATGTCGTCAGAGAGGGCGATGTTATCAAATTT GTGGCTGCTGTGCCTAAAGGCAAAgctggcaagaagaaggatgacaAGAAGGCTGAGGACCAAAAAATGGAGGACAATGAAGATGAATTCGAAGGCTTCGACGACACACCTGAGGAGGAGTCAACTCCAGTAGAGACCAAGGCCGGTGACCAAAAGAAGGAacccaagaccaagaagaaggacgccAAGGACCAAAAGAAGGAGCCAAAGGAGGCAAAGAAAGATGGAAAGAAAGAcgccaagaagcaaaagaaaccAGCGCCACAACCTACAGAAGATCCCGAATTGGAGTCGAATCTGTTCACCAGCCTCGACACCTTACCTGATATCGAACCAGAGGAAGACGTTGATACATCCGAATGGGCGCCACTTGAGCTGTCGCCTGACCTGGTAGCAGCGATTGGAAACCTCAGATTCGGCAAGCCAACACCGATTCAGGCACGCGCTATTCCAGAAATAATCAACGGTCACGATGTTATCGGTAAAGCGTCCACGGGTTCCGGCAAGACCTTGGCTTTTGGGATTCCCATTGTGGAAAAGTGGCTTGCGAAGCAGGCAGAGGGaaaggaggacgagaagaaaCACCCAATCGCCATGATCCTTTCACCAACAAGAGAATTGGCTCATCAGATTTCGGATCACTTGAAGAAGCTTTGCGATGGCCTTACCGAGTCGCCTTACATCTGCTCAGTCACTGGTGGTTTGGCTATTCAGAAGCAGCTGAGGCAGTTGGAGAAGGCAGATATCATCATCGGAACACCTGGTCGTCTGTGGGAGGTCATCAGCACCGAAATTGCCGTAATGAACTCGATCAGGCAGATCGATTTCCTCGTGGTGGATGAGGCTGACCGCCTGCTCAAGGATGGCCAGTTTAAGGAAGCAGAggacatcatcaaggcctTGGACCGGACGCGTCCCggtgaggaggctgaggaagATTCGGATTCCGACGAAGAGCCTACGCCCAAACACAACCGCCAGACCCTGGTCTTTTCTGccaccttcaacaaggcCCTCCAGCAGAAGCTCGCCGGCAAGGCCCGCTACAACCTCATGGGAGAAGCTGAGTCCCTCGAGCACTtgctcaagaagctcaactTCCGGGAGGCCAAGCCCAAGTTCATCGATGCGAACCCCGTCTCCCAGATGGCCGACAAGCTGAAAGAAGGTCTCATCCACTGCGGTGATCTCGAGAAGGACCTCTACCTCTacgccgtcctcctcctccaacccacccGCCGTGCCCTCGTCTTTACCAATGCGATCAACACCGTCCGCcgcctcacccccttcctccaaaatCTCGGTCTCCCCGCCATCTCTCTCCACTCCGACATGGAGCAAAAAGCCCGTCTCCGCTCCCTCGAAAAGTTCAAGGCCGACCCACCCAAGAACGCCAACCCCGGCTCCTCCGTTCAGGCTCCCATCCTGGTAGCAACCGACGTCGCCGCCCGCGGTCTCGACATCCCCAACGTCGACCTCGTAATCCATTACCACGTCCCCCGCAGCGCAGACGACTACGTCCATCGCTCCGGTCGTACCGCTCGTGCGACTCAATCCGGCGTGTCGATCATGCTCTGCGGCCCCAAGGAGGACATCCCCACCCAGCGCCTCATCACCAAGGTTCACGCCTCCACTGCTGCCTCCAGcggcaagcccaagaaggaCCTCTTGGGCGTCCAGACCATTGACATCGACAGGCGGCTGGTATCCCACCTCAAACCCCGCGTGACGCTCTCCAAGAAGATCACCGAGACGACGATTGCCAAAGAGAAGGGCGCAAAGGAGGATGACTGGCTGAAGAAcgcggcggaggagctggggatcgagctggacgaggatgagTTTGAGAAGGTGGGCAgctggaaggggaaggggagcgggaagaagcagcaggagaagcaggcgagggcggtggggaAGCAGGAGGTGCAGAAGTGGAGgtgggagttgaaggagttgCTGAAGAGACGGGTGAACACGGGGGTTAGTGAGAAGTATCTGAATGGGGttgatgtggaggggttgctgaggggggtgaggagtgAGTTTTTGGggcaggtggaggggttggggctTTGA